In Polynucleobacter ibericus, a genomic segment contains:
- a CDS encoding DUF3313 domain-containing protein, with product MKKLNVLLISFVAAVTLAACSNAPKLATEAMPRSGFLPDYNLLVPMATSNQDTRIWRYRVSGVNPSTYTAVILDPIYLNQNATKDVSLDVINKAKAALQASMVEAVNARGNIKIVTMSGPGVARVSVGITGAESSADSLQPWNFTPIGLAMNAAAYAGGVNSKTPALLVESKITDSQSKQLLGEGLITVQGESFRTSSGSADSFIAMAKTVVRTAMETSANPTPTGR from the coding sequence ATGAAAAAATTAAACGTATTGCTGATTTCATTCGTCGCTGCAGTTACTTTGGCTGCATGTAGTAATGCGCCTAAATTAGCAACTGAGGCAATGCCAAGATCTGGCTTCCTGCCGGATTACAACCTCTTGGTTCCCATGGCAACCAGTAATCAAGATACCCGAATTTGGAGATATCGTGTTTCAGGCGTTAATCCCAGTACCTATACCGCAGTGATATTGGATCCAATCTACTTAAATCAAAATGCCACTAAAGATGTCAGTCTTGACGTAATTAACAAAGCAAAGGCTGCATTGCAAGCGTCGATGGTAGAAGCTGTCAATGCGCGTGGAAATATTAAGATTGTTACTATGTCTGGACCGGGTGTTGCACGAGTTTCTGTTGGCATCACTGGTGCAGAGAGTTCGGCAGATAGTTTGCAGCCTTGGAATTTCACGCCGATTGGCTTGGCCATGAATGCTGCAGCCTATGCTGGTGGCGTCAACTCTAAAACACCAGCTCTCTTAGTTGAAAGCAAAATTACAGACAGTCAATCCAAGCAATTATTGGGTGAAGGCCTAATTACTGTGCAAGGGGAGTCATTTAGAACAAGCTCTGGTTCAGCAGATTCCTTTATTGCTATGGCCAAAACAGTTGTTCGCACAGCAATGGAGACCTCCGCAAATCCAACGCCAACAGGCAGATAG
- a CDS encoding carboxymuconolactone decarboxylase family protein, with protein MNKDAFEKGLKTRREVLGSEYVDNSIQNAGEFNMPMQELVTEFAWNAIWNRPGLDRRSRSMINLAMLTALNRPHELKLHLKGAINNGLSKDEIREILMQTAIYCGVPAAIDGFKCAKEVFAEMGI; from the coding sequence ATGAACAAAGATGCATTTGAAAAGGGCTTAAAAACCCGCCGCGAGGTTTTGGGCTCTGAATATGTAGATAACTCGATTCAGAATGCAGGCGAATTTAATATGCCCATGCAAGAGCTGGTAACTGAGTTTGCTTGGAATGCTATTTGGAATAGACCTGGTCTAGATCGTCGCTCTAGGAGCATGATCAACTTAGCCATGCTCACTGCGCTTAACCGCCCTCATGAGCTTAAGTTGCATTTAAAAGGCGCGATTAACAATGGCCTGAGTAAAGATGAGATCAGAGAAATCTTGATGCAAACGGCCATCTATTGCGGTGTCCCGGCGGCTATCGATGGCTTTAAATGTGCCAAGGAAGTCTTTGCGGAAATGGGAATCTAA
- a CDS encoding TonB-dependent receptor, with amino-acid sequence MKYRNPLKPRFICVLVSSAFSSIAFAQNQNPSLEITATGSQEATQSILTPTKILQGDELLNKLGTTLGATLANELGVSATGYGAGSSRPVIRGLEGSRVQILQNGLSVGDVSNISQDHAVGNNMQNAHQVEILRGAAALLYGSGSSGGLVNVVNDRILTNLPDRPTGAINTSYETVNNGRAGSVELDGAFGSVAVHVDTAINNANNYSIPGSSTQSQGEPAGGWTVPPEGNGGNNYTGKLPNTFSNQNNLGFGVSYIGKSGYTGVSVERLNNNYGIPTPEGGSINQSQNRYDLQHQTRDPFEGFSSFKFSAANTNYTHTEFASTGEAASLWKNIANEARLELSHNPLLGWKGTFGAQVTAASLNATEVGSGSYAIVPPTKTNSNAIFWIEEGKWNALQGNLGLRYNTVSENPNTGTLLESQDTTAGTPTPGITLQNRNFNLMSYSAGGLLNFLQGHGLGVAYTVSQRAPSAQELYSYGAHESTATFDIGNPNLSKETSNNLEFNYQKTLGLLRSKASIYANRFNNYIYGYYTGNAINNGGQEGDGFSVVTAQQAAATIKGIEGEITYNWREQGLGGRIFGDASQGSFDAGGNLPLQPAPRLGAEIAHQKNGWLTNASYIYSYQQNRLASWEQGPAPSYNLLNAGISYTERVKEVNWTVYLNMKNLLNEQIRYATTPMAVRLYAPQPGRSFMIGLRGTF; translated from the coding sequence ATGAAGTATAGAAATCCCTTAAAACCAAGATTCATTTGCGTTTTGGTGTCCAGTGCATTTAGCTCTATCGCTTTTGCACAAAATCAAAATCCTAGTCTGGAGATTACTGCTACTGGCAGTCAAGAAGCCACACAAAGTATTTTGACTCCCACAAAGATTCTTCAAGGAGATGAACTATTAAATAAGCTGGGTACAACCTTGGGCGCTACTCTAGCTAATGAGCTAGGTGTATCGGCAACTGGATATGGCGCTGGCTCATCCCGCCCGGTAATTCGTGGTCTTGAGGGTTCACGAGTGCAAATTCTGCAAAATGGTTTGTCAGTGGGTGATGTATCCAATATATCCCAGGATCATGCCGTTGGTAACAATATGCAAAATGCACATCAAGTTGAAATCTTGCGGGGTGCCGCCGCCCTGCTCTATGGATCTGGATCTAGCGGAGGCTTGGTAAACGTAGTTAACGATCGAATTCTCACTAATCTGCCTGATAGGCCCACTGGAGCGATTAATACTAGCTATGAGACAGTGAATAACGGTCGAGCTGGATCAGTAGAGCTTGATGGTGCCTTTGGGTCTGTTGCGGTCCATGTCGATACCGCCATTAACAATGCCAACAACTATTCCATTCCTGGAAGTTCCACCCAATCACAGGGCGAACCTGCAGGTGGCTGGACAGTGCCACCTGAAGGAAATGGCGGTAATAATTACACTGGAAAACTACCCAATACGTTTAGCAACCAAAACAATCTTGGTTTTGGAGTCTCCTATATTGGAAAATCTGGATATACCGGAGTTTCTGTAGAGCGCCTAAATAATAACTATGGCATTCCAACACCTGAAGGTGGTTCGATTAATCAATCGCAGAATCGCTATGACTTACAGCATCAAACACGCGATCCTTTTGAAGGCTTCTCGTCATTCAAGTTCAGTGCAGCCAATACGAATTACACTCATACAGAATTCGCCAGTACAGGTGAAGCAGCCTCTCTTTGGAAAAATATTGCAAACGAAGCTCGCTTAGAGCTGTCTCACAACCCTTTATTGGGGTGGAAAGGTACATTCGGCGCCCAAGTCACTGCAGCCTCATTAAATGCTACCGAAGTTGGTAGCGGTAGTTATGCCATAGTGCCCCCAACTAAAACCAATTCCAACGCTATATTTTGGATTGAAGAAGGTAAATGGAATGCCCTACAAGGCAATCTTGGCTTGAGATACAACACTGTCTCTGAAAACCCCAATACCGGCACCCTTTTAGAATCCCAAGACACTACGGCCGGTACTCCCACCCCTGGCATTACATTGCAGAATCGTAACTTCAATTTAATGTCTTATTCCGCTGGTGGCTTGTTGAACTTTTTACAAGGCCATGGCTTGGGGGTGGCGTATACAGTTTCACAACGTGCTCCTAGCGCTCAAGAGCTGTACTCGTATGGAGCGCATGAATCTACCGCGACTTTTGATATCGGCAACCCTAATTTAAGCAAAGAAACTTCAAATAATTTGGAATTTAACTATCAAAAAACATTAGGACTTCTTCGCAGTAAAGCAAGCATCTACGCTAATCGCTTTAATAATTATATTTATGGTTATTACACTGGCAACGCCATTAATAATGGTGGACAAGAAGGTGATGGATTTAGTGTAGTTACGGCTCAACAGGCTGCAGCAACCATCAAAGGTATTGAGGGTGAAATTACTTATAACTGGCGAGAGCAAGGCTTAGGCGGCAGAATATTTGGTGATGCTTCGCAGGGTAGCTTTGATGCCGGAGGAAACCTACCTTTGCAACCTGCACCAAGACTTGGGGCAGAAATTGCGCATCAAAAGAATGGCTGGCTTACGAATGCAAGCTATATCTATAGCTACCAGCAAAATCGTTTAGCAAGTTGGGAGCAAGGTCCGGCACCCAGTTACAACCTCTTAAATGCAGGAATTTCCTATACAGAGCGAGTCAAGGAAGTTAATTGGACTGTTTATCTGAATATGAAGAATTTACTGAATGAGCAAATTCGCTATGCAACTACGCCCATGGCAGTAAGACTTTATGCCCCACAACCAGGAAGAAGTTTCATGATTGGCTTGAGAGGTACTTTTTAA
- a CDS encoding chromate transporter — translation MTQLISLAACFSLLSLLAVGGGTAVLPEMQTLLAHQFGIDHLRFVHIYSIGQIAPGPNMLMVLVIGFQVAGLLGAGVVLLSFFLPSSILCFYVGRIWNRFGESPWRRSIQNALEPISIGLMASGVYSVAKASIVSPITLGLALITLYLILRTKINPVFIILGSGLLGFFLLKFF, via the coding sequence ATGACCCAATTAATTTCTTTGGCGGCTTGTTTCAGCCTGCTTTCACTTTTAGCGGTGGGAGGGGGAACTGCAGTTTTGCCCGAGATGCAAACCTTATTGGCTCATCAATTCGGTATTGATCACCTCCGTTTTGTTCATATTTATAGTATTGGCCAAATAGCCCCTGGACCAAATATGCTGATGGTCTTAGTGATTGGTTTTCAGGTTGCCGGGCTATTGGGTGCGGGCGTAGTTTTACTTTCTTTCTTTTTGCCGTCGAGTATTTTGTGCTTTTACGTTGGGCGCATCTGGAATCGCTTTGGTGAGAGCCCTTGGCGTCGCAGCATACAAAATGCCCTGGAGCCGATATCCATCGGATTAATGGCTTCTGGTGTTTATTCAGTTGCAAAGGCCTCTATCGTTAGTCCTATTACATTAGGACTGGCTCTAATTACTCTTTATTTAATTTTGAGAACAAAAATAAACCCCGTCTTTATTATTCTGGGATCAGGGTTATTGGGATTCTTCCTTCTCAAATTTTTTTAG
- a CDS encoding chromate transporter: MISSDLPNENTRVNLSDIFLQFLIIGTVSFGGGIIAYERILLIEKRRWLTADEFMGYLAISQTMPGLNSVNLAVLAGDHLRGALGACMATIGLILPGSLFVLVIGVAYTTNTDHPLANLLLAGVAAAACGLLAAITYRIGDEHWKHLKSLLIIIPTFLLMSIAKLSLPIVLLIMAPIAIFIYRPRDDS, translated from the coding sequence ATGATCTCATCTGATTTGCCCAATGAAAATACACGGGTAAATCTATCTGACATCTTTTTACAATTTTTGATCATTGGCACCGTCAGCTTCGGAGGCGGAATAATTGCCTATGAGCGTATTCTTTTAATTGAGAAAAGACGCTGGCTTACCGCTGATGAGTTTATGGGTTATTTGGCCATTAGTCAAACTATGCCTGGTTTAAATTCAGTGAATCTGGCTGTATTGGCTGGAGACCATTTGCGAGGTGCCCTTGGCGCATGTATGGCAACAATCGGCTTAATATTGCCTGGATCTCTATTTGTATTGGTCATTGGTGTTGCCTACACCACTAATACAGATCATCCTTTAGCAAATCTTTTATTGGCTGGAGTTGCTGCTGCTGCTTGCGGTTTGTTGGCAGCGATCACCTACCGAATAGGTGATGAGCACTGGAAGCATCTTAAGTCGCTCCTCATCATCATTCCGACCTTTTTATTGATGAGTATTGCAAAGTTGAGTCTGCCAATTGTGTTGTTGATTATGGCGCCAATTGCTATATTCATTTATCGCCCTAGAGACGATTCATGA
- the glmM gene encoding phosphoglucosamine mutase, producing the protein MKKQYFGTDGIRGEVGQFPIVPEFMTRLGYAAGKVLTRDARPGERCKILIGKDTRVSGYLLEAALEAGFAAAGVDVMLCGPIPTPGVAYLTKALRLSAGLVISASHNPYQDNGIKFFSAKGDKLSDEFELAIESELDKPMGCVNSKELGKAFRLDDAAGRYIEFCKSTFPGELNLKGLKLVVDCANGAAYHTAPHVFHELGAEVVSIGVSPDGRNINDGCGATAPAALIAKVKEEKADLGIALDGDADRLQMVDATGRLFNGDELLYVLVKDRLDRGQKLGGAVGTLMTNLAVENAIKALGIGFERANVGDRYVLELLKQNDWIIGGEGSGHLLCLDQHSTGDGTIAALQVLAAMSQKKRSLAQLLDSVKVFPQVLLNVKFKPGYDWKSDEALQQQVIKVKSDLADSGRVLIRASGTEPLLRVMVETKDSDVAMSAAKSIADLVPTA; encoded by the coding sequence ATGAAAAAACAATATTTTGGCACTGATGGTATTCGAGGTGAAGTAGGGCAGTTTCCGATCGTTCCGGAATTTATGACTCGCCTAGGTTATGCCGCTGGTAAGGTATTGACACGTGATGCGAGACCAGGTGAACGTTGCAAGATTTTGATTGGCAAAGATACTCGCGTTTCAGGCTATTTGCTAGAAGCCGCCCTTGAAGCAGGATTTGCTGCTGCAGGTGTAGACGTGATGCTTTGTGGACCCATTCCAACGCCCGGAGTAGCTTATCTAACCAAAGCGCTGCGACTCTCAGCAGGCTTAGTTATCTCCGCATCTCACAACCCGTATCAAGATAACGGTATTAAGTTTTTCTCTGCAAAGGGAGATAAGTTATCGGATGAATTTGAGCTTGCTATCGAATCTGAATTAGATAAACCAATGGGTTGCGTAAATTCAAAAGAGCTTGGTAAAGCCTTCCGTTTAGATGATGCTGCTGGACGATATATCGAATTTTGCAAATCGACTTTTCCTGGAGAATTAAACCTCAAAGGCCTCAAGTTGGTGGTTGACTGCGCTAATGGCGCTGCATACCATACGGCACCTCACGTTTTTCATGAACTAGGCGCGGAAGTTGTCTCTATTGGTGTGAGCCCAGATGGCCGTAACATTAATGATGGCTGTGGAGCAACTGCACCAGCAGCTCTAATAGCCAAAGTCAAAGAAGAAAAAGCAGACCTAGGAATCGCACTTGATGGCGATGCTGATCGTCTTCAGATGGTGGATGCTACAGGACGATTGTTTAATGGAGATGAGCTGCTTTATGTCTTAGTGAAAGACCGTTTGGACCGCGGTCAGAAACTTGGCGGAGCTGTTGGTACCCTGATGACTAATCTTGCGGTTGAAAATGCCATTAAGGCTCTTGGAATTGGATTTGAACGCGCCAATGTAGGCGATCGGTATGTCTTGGAATTGCTCAAGCAGAATGATTGGATTATTGGTGGAGAAGGTTCGGGTCATTTACTTTGCCTAGATCAGCACTCTACTGGCGATGGCACGATTGCTGCACTACAAGTTTTGGCAGCAATGAGTCAAAAGAAAAGAAGTCTTGCTCAGTTATTAGATTCCGTCAAAGTCTTCCCACAAGTTCTTTTGAATGTGAAATTTAAACCTGGCTATGACTGGAAGTCAGATGAAGCATTACAGCAGCAGGTAATTAAAGTTAAGTCTGACCTAGCCGATAGTGGTAGGGTGTTAATTCGCGCCTCTGGTACCGAGCCCCTGTTACGGGTTATGGTGGAGACTAAAGATAGTGACGTTGCTATGAGCGCGGCTAAAAGTATTGCTGATCTAGTACCAACGGCTTAA
- the folP gene encoding dihydropteroate synthase, with translation MPTTWCCGRFLFDFTKRQRPIVMGILNATPDSFSDGGKFRSPKDAIAQAEHMIAQGVDLIDIGGESTRPGAEPVELQEELDRVLPVIEALKGCGVPLSIDTYKAETMRQALHAGVDCVNDIWALRQDGAMNAVLESNNCGVVLMHMQRDPLTMQFNPEYQNVIAEVKEFLKARADLLIANGVAKNRIAIDPGFGFGKSLEHNLKMLTNFVDFSSLELPVLAGMSRKSMLGKLTGKDTNDRVPASIAAAIMAADRGARIVRVHDVGETVDALKLWEAVNT, from the coding sequence ATGCCCACAACTTGGTGTTGTGGGCGTTTTCTTTTCGACTTTACTAAACGTCAGCGCCCGATTGTGATGGGCATTCTCAATGCAACACCCGATTCCTTCTCTGATGGCGGAAAATTTAGAAGTCCGAAAGATGCCATTGCACAAGCTGAGCACATGATTGCGCAGGGCGTTGATCTCATCGATATTGGCGGTGAATCAACTAGGCCCGGTGCAGAGCCAGTTGAATTGCAAGAGGAATTAGATAGAGTGCTGCCAGTCATTGAAGCGCTCAAAGGCTGTGGCGTACCACTATCAATCGATACCTATAAAGCAGAGACAATGCGCCAAGCATTGCATGCTGGAGTAGATTGCGTGAATGATATTTGGGCGCTTAGGCAGGATGGGGCGATGAATGCAGTTTTGGAAAGCAATAATTGCGGTGTCGTACTAATGCATATGCAGCGTGATCCTCTCACCATGCAATTTAATCCCGAATATCAAAATGTTATCGCTGAGGTAAAGGAATTTCTAAAAGCCCGGGCTGATCTATTGATCGCTAATGGGGTTGCTAAAAACCGCATAGCCATCGATCCTGGCTTTGGTTTTGGTAAGAGTCTTGAACATAACCTCAAGATGTTGACGAACTTTGTAGACTTTTCCAGTTTGGAATTGCCTGTATTAGCGGGAATGTCCCGTAAGTCCATGTTAGGTAAGCTTACCGGCAAAGATACAAATGATCGTGTTCCAGCAAGTATTGCCGCAGCCATTATGGCTGCCGACCGAGGCGCCAGAATTGTTCGTGTTCATGATGTAGGTGAGACAGTAGATGCCCTAAAGCTTTGGGAGGCTGTAAATACTTAG
- the ftsH gene encoding ATP-dependent zinc metalloprotease FtsH: MNSNMFQKIGVWLIVGLVLFTVFKQFDKPKDQTQVTYSQFMDDAKAGKVKRVDVQGRTLQVTPADGNKYSITSPGDIWMVGDLMKYGVQVTGKADDEPNMLVSALYYLGPTLLIIGFWFFMMRQMQGGGKGGAFSFGKSKARLIDENSNTVTFADVAGCDEAKEEVFELVDFLKDPQKFQKLGGRIPHGVLLVGPPGTGKTLLARAIAGEAKVPFFSISGSDFVEMFVGVGASRVRDMFENAKKNSPCIIFIDEIDAVGRHRGAGMGGGNDEREQTLNQMLVEMDGFESNSGVIVVAATNRSDVLDKALLRPGRFDRQVHVGLPDIRGREQILQVHMRKVPIDPDVNAAVLARGTPGFSGADLANLVNEAALFAARRNKRSVDMKDFEDAKDKIYMGPERKSAVMREEERRNTAYHESGHAVVAKVLPKADPVHKVTIMPRGMALGVTWQLPEFDRVNLYKDRMLEELAILFGGRAAEEVFLNSMSTGASNDFERATKMARDMVTRYGMSDSLGTMVYVDTESESIFGRNSTKTVSELTQQKVDAEIRSLIDSQYALARSILEQNRDKVEAMVAALLEWETIDAEQITDIMEGRPPRAPLPPPATQFGNSAGTPGPATGGAPATA, translated from the coding sequence TTGAACAGCAATATGTTCCAAAAAATCGGTGTGTGGCTCATTGTGGGCTTGGTGCTTTTTACTGTTTTCAAACAGTTTGATAAGCCCAAGGATCAAACACAAGTTACCTATTCGCAATTTATGGATGATGCCAAAGCTGGCAAAGTAAAGCGTGTCGATGTGCAAGGACGCACATTACAAGTTACGCCTGCTGACGGTAATAAATACTCTATTACCTCTCCAGGCGATATCTGGATGGTCGGTGACCTCATGAAATACGGAGTTCAAGTTACCGGTAAAGCAGATGATGAACCCAATATGTTGGTTTCAGCTTTGTACTATCTTGGACCGACCTTACTAATTATTGGTTTTTGGTTTTTCATGATGCGCCAAATGCAAGGTGGCGGTAAAGGCGGCGCATTCTCATTTGGAAAATCAAAAGCGCGTTTGATAGATGAGAATAGTAATACAGTGACTTTCGCTGATGTTGCTGGATGCGATGAAGCCAAAGAAGAAGTATTTGAATTGGTCGATTTCTTAAAAGATCCACAAAAGTTTCAAAAACTAGGTGGCCGTATTCCCCATGGCGTCCTGCTTGTAGGCCCTCCAGGAACTGGTAAGACCCTTTTGGCACGTGCCATTGCTGGTGAAGCCAAGGTTCCTTTCTTCTCGATCTCTGGATCTGATTTCGTAGAAATGTTTGTTGGTGTAGGTGCATCTCGCGTGCGCGACATGTTTGAAAACGCCAAGAAAAATTCACCGTGCATCATCTTTATTGACGAAATCGATGCGGTTGGTCGTCATCGTGGCGCTGGTATGGGTGGTGGTAATGATGAGCGCGAGCAAACGCTCAACCAAATGTTGGTTGAGATGGATGGCTTTGAAAGCAATAGCGGTGTGATTGTTGTAGCTGCTACTAACCGTTCAGATGTATTGGATAAAGCATTGCTCCGTCCAGGTCGCTTCGATCGTCAAGTGCATGTTGGCTTGCCTGACATCCGTGGCCGTGAGCAAATTTTGCAAGTACATATGCGCAAGGTTCCCATTGATCCTGATGTAAATGCTGCTGTTTTGGCACGTGGTACGCCGGGCTTCTCAGGCGCTGATTTAGCAAACTTAGTGAATGAAGCTGCGTTATTTGCCGCTCGCCGTAATAAGCGCTCTGTTGATATGAAGGATTTTGAAGACGCTAAAGACAAGATCTATATGGGTCCCGAGCGTAAGTCTGCCGTAATGCGCGAAGAAGAGCGTCGTAACACTGCTTATCATGAGTCAGGTCACGCTGTAGTTGCCAAAGTGCTTCCTAAAGCAGATCCGGTTCATAAAGTCACCATCATGCCGCGTGGCATGGCATTAGGAGTTACTTGGCAGTTGCCTGAGTTTGACCGTGTCAATCTTTATAAAGATCGCATGTTGGAGGAGTTGGCTATTCTGTTTGGCGGACGTGCAGCTGAAGAAGTATTTCTAAACTCCATGAGCACCGGTGCATCAAACGACTTTGAGCGCGCTACTAAGATGGCTCGCGATATGGTGACGCGCTACGGTATGAGTGATAGCTTGGGTACGATGGTGTATGTCGATACTGAGTCTGAGAGCATTTTTGGTCGCAATAGTACAAAGACTGTTTCTGAGTTAACCCAACAAAAAGTGGATGCAGAAATTCGCAGCTTGATTGATAGTCAATATGCCTTGGCAAGATCCATTTTGGAGCAAAATCGCGACAAAGTTGAAGCTATGGTTGCTGCATTGCTTGAATGGGAAACTATTGATGCTGAGCAGATTACTGACATTATGGAAGGTCGTCCACCACGAGCTCCATTGCCTCCGCCTGCTACACAGTTTGGTAATTCTGCTGGAACCCCTGGCCCTGCAACTGGTGGCGCTCCTGCGACTGCGTAA